Part of the Listeria innocua genome is shown below.
CATTACACGCGGAGTTATCGGTTCGCCGAAAGTACTAATTCTTGATGACAGCACAAGTGCCCTTGATGCAAAATCCGAGAAATTAGTCAAAGAAGCACTTAATAAAGAGCTAGACGACACAACTACTTTCATCATTGCACAAAAAATCTCTTCTGTTATTCAAGCAGATAAAATTCTCGTGCTCGATCAAGGTAAACTCGTTGGCGTTGGTTCCCACAAAGAACTTCTGAAAGAAAATGAAACTTACCGTGAAATTTACGACACTCAAAAAGGCAAGGAGGTAACCGCATAATGAAAGAGTTTAAACAAATTAGCCGCTTTTTCTGGCACTATCTGCGGGGTTATAAGCCTCAACTTTTTGTCATTTTAATTGCTGTAGTTTTTGCGACATACCTTCAAGTAAAAGCACCACAATATATTGGTAATGCTGTTCAAGAGCTTGGTGATTATGTTGTTCGTTTAATGCGAACAGGTGTTGATGACAAGAGCGACTTCATCCATATCATTTGGATGCTGATTCTCTGCTACGTACTGCTCGCTGCTGCCACTTTTATCCAAAGTATCATTATGACAGGGGTAGCTGGTAAATCGACGAACAGAATGCGTATAGGGCTTTTCCGCAAGATGGAAAAACTATCGATTCGTTTCTTCGATAGCCGCAATGATGGCGAAATGCTGAGTCGCTTCACTAGTGACTTGGATAACATTTCTAACACACTCAACCAAGCATTGATTCAAGTGCTATCAAACATTGCATTAATGATTGGTGTCATCATCATGATGTTCCAGCAAAATGTGGAACTAGCCTTTGTTACTTTAATATCTGCTCCATTTGCGATTATAATTGCGACTATAATCATTCGAAAAGCCCGCAAATTCGTTGATATTCAACAAGATGAATTAGGTGTTTTGAACGGCTACATTGACGAAAAAATTTCTGGTCAAAAAATTATTATCACAAATGGCTTAGAAGAAGAAACTATTGAGGGCTTTGTTAAACAAAATAATGTTGTTAAAAACGCAACTTACAAAGGTCAAGTTTACTCCGGTTTACTTTTCCCAATGATGCAAGGTATTTCATTATTAAATACAGCTATCGTTATCTTCTTCGGTGGATGGTTAGCTCTAAACGGCGACCTTGAACGCACAGCCGCTCTTGGTTTAATCGTTATGTTCGTTCAATATTCACAACAATTCTATATGCCACTAACACAAATTTCGTCCCAGTACAGCTTGCTACAACTAGCAATCACTGGTGCGCGTCGTGTTAGTGAAGTATTTGCAGAGGAAGAAGAAGTTGAACGCGAGAACTTACAAACAATTGATGGTATTAATAAAGGTGTTAAACTAGATCATGTTGATTTCGCTTATGACCCTGAAAAACCAGTTCTAAAAGACGTTTCAATTGATGTAAGTAAAGGTAAAATGGTGGCGCTTGTTGGACCAACTGGTTCTGGTAAGACAACTGTTATGAACCTTCTTAACCGCTTCTATAATGTCGACCGTGGTGCGATTCTCTTTGATGATATCGACATCCGCGACATTCGCCTTGATTCTCTTCGTAAACAAGTTGGTATCGTGTTGCAAGATTCCGTTCTATTTACAGGAACCATTCGCGATAACATTGTTTTCGGTAAGCCGGAAGCAAGCGACGAGGAAGTGATTAACGCTGCGAAACAAGCTAACATCCATGACTTCATTATGAACCTAGAAAAAGGTTATGAAACAGAAATCAGTGATGAAAACAATATTTTCAGTGTTGGTCAAAAGCAGCTTATGAGTATTGCGAGAACTATTATTACGAACCCTTCTCTACTAATTCTAGATGAAGCGACAAGTAATGTAGATACCGTAACCGAAAGCCGCATCCAAAAAGCTATGGACAACGTTATCTCCGGTAGAACTAGTTTCGTCATTGCCCATCGTTTAAAAACTATCCTTGATGCCGACCATATCGTCGTACTACATCAAGGTGAAGTGATTGAACAAGGTAACCATGATGAGCTGATGAAGGCGGAAGGATTTTATTCTGAGCTTTATCATAATCAGTTTGTTATTGAGTAGATAGACGCTTTTTATGGTCTGAAATAAATAGAAAAAAGGAAGTTCTCAAATGTTAAACATTGAGAACTTCTTTTTTTATTTCATCAGTTTCTTAGTTTTGAGTGGTTTTTTCTAGCATACAAAGTCTTCTTTTCATTTTCATCTCAGTAATTTTATGTTAACGTAATTTAGAACAGAAAAATAAAAACAGAGGTGAACATACATATGAATTTTAATCTTTTTGTTAGAAGTGGTTTTATTGGTCTTATTTTACTTTTTGTTATCCAGGTATTAGGGGTTGTAAGAGGGTTATTGATTCAATCTGGTTTTATGGATGGGAGCGTCAATCAGAGTTTACTGGGCACAAAGCTTATTATAGTGCCAATTATATTTTTTACTATTAGTATTGTTTTTTTCTTATTATGGTTTTATAAAGACTATCAAACAAATAAAAAAAAGTCGATTTCCTAGTTAAGGAAATCGACTTTTTTATGTTAATTAAACCAACCTTGCACACCATTAGAAACGTAGCTTCCAATGCCTTTAAAGAAAGAACCTACTGCTTGAGCGGAAAGTGCAAACCAGTTTGCCTTTTCGACATCGCCAGCAGTTAGTACTTTAATATTTTCTGTTTGTGTTCCATCAAGATAACCTAATTTGTCGCCATCTTTTAAGGATACTTCCATTTCGCCAACTTCCGTATTCTTTTTAACTGGTGCTTCTAAGGTTTTTTCTTTCAGTTTAACTTTAGTGCTTAATTTAGGTTCATTGTCGTTTTTTGGTACAACTAGCTTCACAGCATCTTTTGTGATAAGTCCAACTGTGTCTTCCTTACCTTTATCTACAGCGATTGTAGAAGGAATTTTCACTTTCGAGCCTGCTTTTTGTACTTCTTTTACTTTGAAATTGTTAAATGCATAATCTAGCATTTTGTTTGTTTCGTCAAAACGAGCACTCGTATGTTCACCTTTACCACCGCCGTTAGCATGAAGTACCACGGTAACAACTCGCATGCCGTCTTGTACAGCTGTTGCAGTCAAACACATTCCAGCGTAATCAGTAGTTCCGGTTTTCAAGCCATCGACACCTTTACGACCGTAAATTAATCCTGGTAGTAACCAGTTCCAGTTCGACATGTCAATTTGGTCAGATGTGCCTTTACGGAATTCTTTTTTCGTTGTACTAGCTGTTTTAAGAACATCAGGATAATCATCAATTAAGTGTTTCGCAAGCTTTGCCATCCCGCGAGCCGTCATCTTGTTCTCATCTGTTGGACCGCCCACTTGCTGGCCACCTTTTAAATCTTCATTGTTAAGTCCAGTCGAGTTAACAAATTGGTGATCGCCTAGTTTTAATTCTTCTGCTTTTTTGTTCATTAAATCAACAAATTCTTTTTCAGAACCCGCTATTTTTTCAGAAATGGCAATTGCAGCCCCATTCGCGGAATAAATCGCCATAGCTTCATATAATTCTTGAACACTATACTCTTCACCTAATCTAAGTGGAACATTCGATAAGGAAGTGTCTTGAGAAACTTTGTAGGCATATTCAGAAATAGTTACTTTATCGTCCCATTTCAATTGTCCTTTATCAATAGCTTCAAGTAATAAGTATTCATCCATCATTTTCGTCATGGATGCAATTCCCATTAGCTTATCAGCATCTTTTGAATATAAAATTTTACCAGTACTCTCTTCAATCGCGATTGCTGCGTTTGCATTTACATTTGGTGCTTCCGCGGCTTGTGCTGCTTTCGGACTTACTAAAAAGCCACTTACTGCAAGGGATGCTGCCATGATTACGATCCCTGTTTTTTTAATTATGTTTTTCACTGCAACTTCTCCTTCATTTGAGCAAATTATTGACTCATTTTATCTATATTTTAATCAAGAAACCTATTTTAAAATTCCCTTTTTGAATAAGTTTCATTTTTTTGACGGATACTTTCATATTTTACCATGATTTAGTAGTGCCGTATATAAAACTTTTCGCCCAAAAACCAAATTTTCTAGCGAACGATTGGCAGAAGAATATGTGACGGAAATTCAGGACTATGATAAATCGTTTGGCTCGCAATTTGGCTTTCGGTTGAATTAATAAAACTACCGCCCGTATTTGGGTTTGGATCGAATCTAGGGAAGTTGCTTGAAGAAATTTCAACGCGAATTTGGTGCCCTTTTTCAAAAAGATTACTTGTTGCCCATAAATCAATTGTATATTCATTAATTTTGTTTTGCACATTATCGCCGTGTTGTTTGTTAGCCCGGATAATGCCGTCTGCTAGGTTAAAGGCTGTCCCATCCGGGAAAACATCGACTAATTTAGCGGTGAAATCAGTGTTTGGCGCATCTGTTTTCGCCCATAGTTTTACTTGGATTGGTCCTGTAATTTCTAGCGACTCTTCAAGTGGAGCAGTTGAATAACAAAGAATATCGTTGCGCAACTCTAGGTGTTGCTGATCTCTGGGACCATCCGCATGTAGCTCTTTGTGTAAAGTTCCTCCGCCGTTTGAAGGCACCGGATTTTCCGGGTCATAACTGAATTTCGCTTTTGACTCTTTGGTTGGCGGAGTGAATTCTGCGCTTACTGTGCCTGTTTTAAAATAAAGTGGTGTCATAGCTGTATTTTCGGGTGGCCAAGTTTCAGCTGTTTTCCAATCGTTTAAGCCCATAACAAAATAATTAACTGCCGCCATTTCAGGTAGTGGCTCTTGTTTCAGCCAGTGATTAAACCATTCTATATGTCTTGCATGCATACTTGCCTCGCCCCATTTAGTAGCAGCTATGCCAAAGTCTCTATCTCCAATCATTTGTGCAAAATTGGCATGAGTCCATGGTCCGATGACTAATTTATCTCCAAGCTTACGGCTGTGACCATTTTGGAAATTAGCGATTGTTTTATCTAAAAAGCAGTCGTACCAACCGGCCACATGAAGCCCTGGAATATTGATTTTATCGTAATTGCTTTTCGCATCGATTTTTTGCCAGTGATTGTGGGTTGGTTCATAATTAAGTAACTCTGAAAAGTAAGGCATTTCTTCCCGCCCAATTGCTGGCCAGTCTTTGTATGGTTTAAATTTATATAATGATTCGAGATTATCTAGGTTTTTCATTAATGTATTTGCTGCTTGTTCTTGCTCTTCACGTGTACTGTATTTGCGAGTCAGCATGTTTGGAAGCATTGATTCTAAATTCCACGTTTCCCACATACCAAGCTCGAGCGCACCGTCATGGTCGTTAAACACGTCAGTCATACTATTTTGCGCCATAATTGGAGCAATAGTTTTTAGATGCTTATTACCGCTTATCGCAGCCAATATTTGCGTATAACCATAGTACGACAACCCGAACATTCCGACATCCCCATTAGAATAAGGCAAAGTTGCTGCCCATTCAATTGTGTCATATCCATCATCTACTTCTGCTATGTAAGGTACAAATTCGCCTTCTGATGTGTATCTACCACGAACATCTTGAACTATCACAATATAACCTTGCTCTGCCAAAATATTAGGACGGAGAAAATGGAGCCCATATGATTTGCTATAAGGTAATCTTGTAAGCAAAACTGGGTATTTTCCTTCATCGGCTGGACGATATATATCTGCGTAGAGAGTCACCCCATCTCGCATTTTGGCTGGAATATCTGTTTCTATTATTAATTGATTATGTTTCACGTGAAACATCTCCTTTTTAATATTGATTGCCATTTTATTGTTTCGTATACAGCAGACTATGTCAAACAAAGCGACCCACTCGATATGAGTGGGTCGCTTTGTTTGCGCTTATTTATCTAGCTTTAATTTTGCTAATGCTTCGGCCATTGGGTTGTTAAAAGGTTCATCATCTTGCTCTTTTTGTTTTTTCATAAACTTGGCCACGTCTGTTTTGGATACATTTTTGTTTTTCTGTTTATTGCGGCGCTCTTGGAAGGCAGTTAGCTTTTCACGATGTCCGCAAACACATACAAAAATCTGTTTATCCCCTTCACCGCGCATTTCCATACGTTTATGGCAGTTTGGACAGCGCGCATTGGTCGTTCTTGAAACTGATTCACGATGACCACATTCACGGTCCTGACAAACGAGCATCGTTCCGCGCTTACCTTTCACTTTTAGCATTGGCTTGCCGCAATCCGGACATTTTTGTGATGTAATGTTATCATGACGGAATTTTTTATCGTTTTGCTTTATTTCTGTTACTGCTTTTTTAGCATAATCCCGCATTTCCGCAGTAAATTTACGATAATCTAATTCTCCTTTTGCGATTTTGGATAGCTTTTGCTCCCATCGCGCAGTTAGTTCAGAGGATTTTAAATCTTCTGGAACTAATTCGAGTAATTGCCGTCCTTTAGATGTAATGTGAATTTCCTTGCCTTGTTTTTCTATGGCAAAACTATTGAAAAGTTTTTCGATGATGTCTGCTCGTGTAGCAACTGTTCCAAGACCACCTGTTTCGCCAAGAGTCTTGGCCAGTGCTTTACTCGTTGTTTCCATATATTTTGACGGATTTTCCATTGCTGACAGTAAAGTTGCTTCATTAAATCTTGCTGGCGGCTTTGTTTTTCCTGTTTCTAAATTTACACGCTTAACAGGAATTTTGTCGCCTTTTTTCATTTTAGTCAGTTGATCGGGTTCACGCGCCTCACCGTATATACTTTTCCAGCCTAAGGACTTAACAACCTTACCTTTTAAAGTGAAGTCTTCTTGACCGATTTTTGCTTTTACAGAGGTTTCTTCATAAATATATGGATCCGAAAGTACTGCTAAAAAACGTTTGACTACCAAATCATAAATTTTCCGTTCTTTATCGCTTAAATCTCCGAGTGAAACGGGCTGCTCGGTCGGAATAATGGCGTGATGGTCACTTACTTTGCTGTTATCTACAAACGATTTATTTGCTTTAATTGGTTTACCACTGATTTGGCGGGCAGCTTTGGCATTTTCGCCCACACCACAAGCTTCTAAACGCTCTTTTAGAGTAGGGACAATATCAGTTGAAATAAAGCGTGAATCAGTTCGCGGATAAGTTAATACCTTATGCCGTTCGTACAAGGTTTGCATAATATTAAGCGTTTCTTTCGCTGAAAAATCATATCTATTATTGGCATCACGTTGCAATTCGGTTAAATCATATAGCCCGGGTGAAAAAGTTTTCTTTTCTTTCATAGCAACGTCTGTAATTAACGCCGTTTCGCCTTGTAAAGATTTTACTAGTTTTTCAGCTAAATCCTTATCAAAAGTTTGTCCATTGTTCCACGTGAAACTTTCTTGCTCTGTTAACGCGGTAATTCTGTAGTATTCTCGCGGTTTAAAGTTACGTATTTCTTCTTCACGATGCTGAATCATTGCAAGCGTGGGTGTTTGCACGCGACCACAGGATAGTTGTGCATTGTATTTGGTTGTTAACGCGCGTGTAGCATTAATCCCCACTACCCAGTCAGCCTCAGAGCGCGCCACAGCAGAATGATACAGGTTTTCGTAAGCATTTCCTGGTTTTAAATGTTCAAATCCTTCTCGTATCGCCTTATCTGTTACGGAGGAAATCCATAATCTTTTTAGAGGTTTTTTGATTTTCGCATAATCAATAATCCAGCGAGCTACTAGTTCTCCTTCTCGCCCTGCATCTGTTCCAATAACAATGGTAGTTATATCAGTACGGTTCATCAATTTTTTAACTGTTTCATATTGTTTTCTTGTTTGTTTAATTGGTTCTAGTTTCATTTTTTCTGGAAGCATTGGTAAGTCTTCCATATTCCAATTCTTGTATTTTGGGTCGTAGCGTTCTGGATCGGCC
Proteins encoded:
- a CDS encoding ABC transporter ATP-binding protein; translated protein: MKEFKQISRFFWHYLRGYKPQLFVILIAVVFATYLQVKAPQYIGNAVQELGDYVVRLMRTGVDDKSDFIHIIWMLILCYVLLAAATFIQSIIMTGVAGKSTNRMRIGLFRKMEKLSIRFFDSRNDGEMLSRFTSDLDNISNTLNQALIQVLSNIALMIGVIIMMFQQNVELAFVTLISAPFAIIIATIIIRKARKFVDIQQDELGVLNGYIDEKISGQKIIITNGLEEETIEGFVKQNNVVKNATYKGQVYSGLLFPMMQGISLLNTAIVIFFGGWLALNGDLERTAALGLIVMFVQYSQQFYMPLTQISSQYSLLQLAITGARRVSEVFAEEEEVERENLQTIDGINKGVKLDHVDFAYDPEKPVLKDVSIDVSKGKMVALVGPTGSGKTTVMNLLNRFYNVDRGAILFDDIDIRDIRLDSLRKQVGIVLQDSVLFTGTIRDNIVFGKPEASDEEVINAAKQANIHDFIMNLEKGYETEISDENNIFSVGQKQLMSIARTIITNPSLLILDEATSNVDTVTESRIQKAMDNVISGRTSFVIAHRLKTILDADHIVVLHQGEVIEQGNHDELMKAEGFYSELYHNQFVIE
- the pbpD1 gene encoding D-alanyl-D-alanine carboxypeptidase PBPD1, whose translation is MKNIIKKTGIVIMAASLAVSGFLVSPKAAQAAEAPNVNANAAIAIEESTGKILYSKDADKLMGIASMTKMMDEYLLLEAIDKGQLKWDDKVTISEYAYKVSQDTSLSNVPLRLGEEYSVQELYEAMAIYSANGAAIAISEKIAGSEKEFVDLMNKKAEELKLGDHQFVNSTGLNNEDLKGGQQVGGPTDENKMTARGMAKLAKHLIDDYPDVLKTASTTKKEFRKGTSDQIDMSNWNWLLPGLIYGRKGVDGLKTGTTDYAGMCLTATAVQDGMRVVTVVLHANGGGKGEHTSARFDETNKMLDYAFNNFKVKEVQKAGSKVKIPSTIAVDKGKEDTVGLITKDAVKLVVPKNDNEPKLSTKVKLKEKTLEAPVKKNTEVGEMEVSLKDGDKLGYLDGTQTENIKVLTAGDVEKANWFALSAQAVGSFFKGIGSYVSNGVQGWFN
- a CDS encoding CocE/NonD family hydrolase → MKHNQLIIETDIPAKMRDGVTLYADIYRPADEGKYPVLLTRLPYSKSYGLHFLRPNILAEQGYIVIVQDVRGRYTSEGEFVPYIAEVDDGYDTIEWAATLPYSNGDVGMFGLSYYGYTQILAAISGNKHLKTIAPIMAQNSMTDVFNDHDGALELGMWETWNLESMLPNMLTRKYSTREEQEQAANTLMKNLDNLESLYKFKPYKDWPAIGREEMPYFSELLNYEPTHNHWQKIDAKSNYDKINIPGLHVAGWYDCFLDKTIANFQNGHSRKLGDKLVIGPWTHANFAQMIGDRDFGIAATKWGEASMHARHIEWFNHWLKQEPLPEMAAVNYFVMGLNDWKTAETWPPENTAMTPLYFKTGTVSAEFTPPTKESKAKFSYDPENPVPSNGGGTLHKELHADGPRDQQHLELRNDILCYSTAPLEESLEITGPIQVKLWAKTDAPNTDFTAKLVDVFPDGTAFNLADGIIRANKQHGDNVQNKINEYTIDLWATSNLFEKGHQIRVEISSSNFPRFDPNPNTGGSFINSTESQIASQTIYHSPEFPSHILLPIVR
- a CDS encoding DNA topoisomerase III: MTKTLVLAEKPSVGKDIGRVLGAKQGKNGYLEGGKYVVTWALGHLVTLADPERYDPKYKNWNMEDLPMLPEKMKLEPIKQTRKQYETVKKLMNRTDITTIVIGTDAGREGELVARWIIDYAKIKKPLKRLWISSVTDKAIREGFEHLKPGNAYENLYHSAVARSEADWVVGINATRALTTKYNAQLSCGRVQTPTLAMIQHREEEIRNFKPREYYRITALTEQESFTWNNGQTFDKDLAEKLVKSLQGETALITDVAMKEKKTFSPGLYDLTELQRDANNRYDFSAKETLNIMQTLYERHKVLTYPRTDSRFISTDIVPTLKERLEACGVGENAKAARQISGKPIKANKSFVDNSKVSDHHAIIPTEQPVSLGDLSDKERKIYDLVVKRFLAVLSDPYIYEETSVKAKIGQEDFTLKGKVVKSLGWKSIYGEAREPDQLTKMKKGDKIPVKRVNLETGKTKPPARFNEATLLSAMENPSKYMETTSKALAKTLGETGGLGTVATRADIIEKLFNSFAIEKQGKEIHITSKGRQLLELVPEDLKSSELTARWEQKLSKIAKGELDYRKFTAEMRDYAKKAVTEIKQNDKKFRHDNITSQKCPDCGKPMLKVKGKRGTMLVCQDRECGHRESVSRTTNARCPNCHKRMEMRGEGDKQIFVCVCGHREKLTAFQERRNKQKNKNVSKTDVAKFMKKQKEQDDEPFNNPMAEALAKLKLDK